From one Streptomyces sp. NBC_01478 genomic stretch:
- the msrA gene encoding peptide-methionine (S)-S-oxide reductase MsrA — MFLHSRTPQLPTPEQALQGRPQPVFTGPDRHTVLGTPLLGPYPGHLEIADFGLGCFWGAERTFWKLPVGVWTTLVGYQGGYTENPTYEEVCSGLTGHTEAVRVVYDPKLISYDRLLKTFWEAHNPTQGFRQGNDVGTQYRSAIYPHTPAQAAAAEASRAAYQQVLTGSRFGTISTEILPAQGRVFYPAEAYHQQYLDKNPAGYCGIGGTGVSCPIGVAPTDG; from the coding sequence ATGTTCCTGCACAGTCGTACGCCCCAACTCCCCACACCGGAACAGGCTTTGCAGGGCCGGCCCCAGCCGGTGTTCACGGGTCCCGATCGCCACACCGTCCTCGGCACCCCGCTGCTCGGCCCCTACCCCGGGCACCTGGAGATCGCCGACTTCGGACTGGGCTGCTTCTGGGGCGCGGAGCGGACGTTCTGGAAGCTCCCGGTGGGGGTGTGGACGACGCTGGTCGGCTACCAGGGCGGCTACACCGAGAACCCCACCTACGAGGAGGTCTGCTCGGGCCTGACCGGTCACACGGAGGCGGTCCGCGTGGTCTACGACCCGAAGCTGATCTCGTACGACAGGCTGCTGAAGACGTTCTGGGAGGCGCACAACCCGACACAGGGCTTCCGCCAGGGCAACGACGTGGGCACGCAGTACCGCTCGGCGATCTACCCCCACACCCCCGCGCAGGCAGCCGCGGCGGAAGCCTCCCGCGCCGCCTACCAGCAGGTCCTCACGGGCTCGCGCTTCGGCACGATCAGCACGGAGATACTCCCGGCACAGGGGCGGGTGTTCTACCCGGCCGAGGCGTACCACCAGCAGTACCTCGACAAGAATCCGGCGGGGTACTGCGGGATCGGCGGGACGGGAGTCTCCTGCCCGATAGGCGTGGCGCCGACCGATGGCTGA